One Oncorhynchus keta strain PuntledgeMale-10-30-2019 chromosome 23, Oket_V2, whole genome shotgun sequence DNA segment encodes these proteins:
- the erich2 gene encoding glutamate-rich protein 2 isoform X3 — protein sequence MSRLECVGSSKVPQKQVAPALLETHMPKEAVGAKYFTAAPRSSLPTQAVSNPMKVTPPGRFNVLCAGGVNNISVGFAGPPVILSQDLKMKDNKKSQQSASAVTAEPLPPLEPEGEEEHTEEEDDDDGEADDDEEEGYRAPLELMAEFLKSVMDKDFVLAKKLCQMILVYEPNNPEAKQFIPLIQERLEREQEEKSQDDDDDCSDSGDEDDSRSDQDSPQSSDSSSSSSSSSSSSDEEEEQERRHKPCPPSHLSP from the exons ATGAGCAG ACTTGAATGTGTGGGTTCTTCCAAGGTTCCACAGAAGCAG GTGGCCCCTGCACTTCTTGAGACACACATGCCTAAAG AAGCTGTGGGAGCCAAGTATTTTACTGCCGCACCCCG AAGTAGCCTTCCTACACAAGCAGTATCAAATCCTATGAAG GTCACTCCACCTGGGAGATTCAACGTGCTCTGTGCAGGAGGTGTGAATAACATTAGTGTTGGGTTCGCTGGACCTCCTGTGATCCTCAGCCAAGACCTGAAGATGAAGGATAATAAGAAATCACAGCAGTCGGCTTCAGCTGTTACAG CGGAGCCCCTCCCCCCTCTTGAACCAGAAGGGGAGGAAGAGcacactgaggaggaggatgatgatgatggtgaggcagatgatgatgaggaggagggatacaGGGCTCCACTGGAGCTGATGGCTGAG TTCCTCAAGTCTGTGATGGATAAAGACTTTGTGCTGGCAAAGAAACTGTGTCAGATGA TTCTGGTCTATGAACCAAATAATCCAGAAGCCAAACAGTTCATTCCTCTCATccaggagaggctggagagag AGCAAGAGGAGAAAAGccaagatgatgatgatgattgttcAGACTCCGGTGATGAAGATGACTCTAGGAGTGATCAAGACTCTCCTCAGAGTTCAgacagctcctcctcctcttcctcctcctcatcgtcgtcagatgaggaagaggagcaggagaggagacacAAACCATGTCCACCCTCTCACCTTTCTCCATAG
- the erich2 gene encoding glutamate-rich protein 2 isoform X1: MSRLECVGSSKVPQKQVAPALLETHMPKEAVGAKYFTAAPRSSLPTQAVSNPMKVTPPGRFNVLCAGGVNNISVGFAGPPVILSQDLKMKDNKKSQQSASAVTGGRVFVQPQAQTTPCSMCVHPPAEPLPPLEPEGEEEHTEEEDDDDGEADDDEEEGYRAPLELMAEFLKSVMDKDFVLAKKLCQMILVYEPNNPEAKQFIPLIQERLEREQEEKSQDDDDDCSDSGDEDDSRSDQDSPQSSDSSSSSSSSSSSSDEEEEQERRHKPCPPSHLSP; this comes from the exons ATGAGCAG ACTTGAATGTGTGGGTTCTTCCAAGGTTCCACAGAAGCAG GTGGCCCCTGCACTTCTTGAGACACACATGCCTAAAG AAGCTGTGGGAGCCAAGTATTTTACTGCCGCACCCCG AAGTAGCCTTCCTACACAAGCAGTATCAAATCCTATGAAG GTCACTCCACCTGGGAGATTCAACGTGCTCTGTGCAGGAGGTGTGAATAACATTAGTGTTGGGTTCGCTGGACCTCCTGTGATCCTCAGCCAAGACCTGAAGATGAAGGATAATAAGAAATCACAGCAGTCGGCTTCAGCTGTTACAG GAGGAAGAGTGTTTGTGCAGCCACAGGCCCAAACTACCCCCTGCTCTATGTGTGTTCACCCTCCAGCGGAGCCCCTCCCCCCTCTTGAACCAGAAGGGGAGGAAGAGcacactgaggaggaggatgatgatgatggtgaggcagatgatgatgaggaggagggatacaGGGCTCCACTGGAGCTGATGGCTGAG TTCCTCAAGTCTGTGATGGATAAAGACTTTGTGCTGGCAAAGAAACTGTGTCAGATGA TTCTGGTCTATGAACCAAATAATCCAGAAGCCAAACAGTTCATTCCTCTCATccaggagaggctggagagag AGCAAGAGGAGAAAAGccaagatgatgatgatgattgttcAGACTCCGGTGATGAAGATGACTCTAGGAGTGATCAAGACTCTCCTCAGAGTTCAgacagctcctcctcctcttcctcctcctcatcgtcgtcagatgaggaagaggagcaggagaggagacacAAACCATGTCCACCCTCTCACCTTTCTCCATAG
- the gad1b gene encoding glutamate decarboxylase 1b isoform X2, with the protein MATSEPTATGGDQDPNSANLRPSSTRFLQKNNSLGEEGRLAGSLSERQKNLYSCDNSDRDARFRRTETDFSNMFARDLLPAKNGEEATMQFLLELVGILTNYVRKTFDRSTKVLDFHHPHQLLEGMEGFNLELSDQPESLEQILVDCRDTLKYGVRTGHPRFFNQLSTGLDIIGLAGEWLTSTANTNMFTYEIAPVFVLMEQLTLKKMREMIGWPSGEGDGIFSPGGAISNMYSVMIARYKYFPEVKTKGMAAAPRLVLFTSEHSHYSIKKAGAALGFGSENVVLLSTDERGRVIPADLEAKILDVKQKGYHPLFVNATAGSTVYGAFDPINEIADICEKYDMWLHVDGAWGGGLLMSRKHRHKFSGVERANSVTWNPHKMMGVPLQCSAILVREKGILAGCNSMCAGYLFQPDKQYDVSYDTGDKAIQCGRHVDIFKFWLMWKAKGTIGFEQHIDKCLDLSQYLYDKIRNRQGYEMVFQGVPQHTNVCFWYIPPSLRGLEHNSVEYREKLHKVAPKIKAMMMESGTTMVGYQPQGQKVNFFRMVVSNPAALQSDIDFLIDEIERLGHDL; encoded by the exons ATGGCCACGTCTGAACCGACAGCCACTGGCGGGGACCAGGACCCCAACTCAGCCAATTTACGACCTTCGTCTACAA GGTTCCTGCAAAAGAACAACAGTCTCGGGGAGGAAGGCCGGCTCGCAGGCTCACTCTCAGAACGCCAGAAGAACCTGTATTCCTGTGACAACAGCGACCGGGATGCCCGTTTCCGTCGCACTGAGACCGATTTTTCCAACATGTTCGCGAGAG ACTTACTTCCCGCCAAAAACGGAGAAGAGGCGACTATGCAGTTCTTGTTGGAACTTGTGGGCATCCTCACCAACTACGTCAGGAAGACGTTTGACCGTTCCACCAAGGTTCTGGACTTCCACCACCCTCACCAGCTGCTCGAGGGCATGGAAGGATTCAACCTCGAGCTCTCTGACCAGCCAGAGTCCCTCGAGCAGATCCTCGTGGACTGCAGGGACACGCTCAAGTACGGCGTGCGAACAG GTCATCCACGGTTCTTCAACCAGCTGTCTACGGGGCTGGACATCATTGGGCTGGCTGGGGAGTGGCTCACCTCCACAGCCAACACCAACAT GTTCACCTATGAGATCGCTCCAGTGTTTGTCCTGATGGAGCAGCTGACGTTGaagaagatgagagagatgatTGGCTGGCCCTCGGGAGAGGGGGACGGCATATTCTCACCAG GGGGCGCCATCTCTAACATGTACAGTGTGATGATTGCTCGCTACAAGTACTTCCCAGAGGTCAAGACCAAGGGCATGGCTGCCGCTCCCCGCCTGGTGCTCTTCACATCAGAACAT AGCCACTACTCTATCAAGAAGGCCGGGGCAGCTCTGGGCTTTGGTTCTGAGAACGTGGTCCTGTTGAGCACAGATGAGAG GGGGAGAGTTATTCCTGCTGATCTAGAAGCTAAGATCCTTGATGTCAAGCAGAAG GGTTACCATCCTCTGTTTGTGAATGCTACAGCTGGTTCTACAGTCTACGGAGCATTTGACCCCATCAATGAGATCGCTGACATCTGTGAAAAATACGACATGTGGCTCCACGTAGAc GGTGCATGGGGAGGTGGTCTTCTGATGTCCAGGAAGCATCGCCATAAGTTCAGCGGAGTAGAGag GGCTAACTCTGTCACATGGAATCCTCACAAGATGATGGGAGTGCCTCTACAGTGCTCCGCCATCCTAGTCAGAGAAAAG ggTATTCTGGCAGGCTGTAACTCGATGTGTGCTGGGTACCTGTTCCAGCCCGATAAACAGTATGATGTCAGCTATGACACGGGAGACAAGGCCATCCAGTGTGGCCGACACGTTGACATCTTCAAGTTCTGGCTCATGTGGAAGGCCAAG GGCACTATAGGGTTTGAGCAGCACATTGACAAGTGTCTGGacctgtctcagtacctctacgaCAAGATCAGAAACAGACAGGGATACGAGATGGTGTTCCAGGGAGTG CCCCAGCACACCAACGTGTGTTTCTGGTACATCCCACCCAGTCTGAGAGGCTTGGAACACAACAGTGTGGAGTATCGAGAAAAACTTCACAAG GTGGCGCCCAAGATCAAGGCAATGATGATGGAGTCAGGGACGACCATGGTGGGCTACCAGCCTCAGGGCCAGAAGGTCAATTTCTTCCGCATGGTCGTCTCCAACCCCGCAGCCCTCCAGTCAGACATCGACTTCCTCATTGACGAAATCGAGAGGCTGGGGCATGACCTGTAA
- the erich2 gene encoding glutamate-rich protein 2 isoform X2, translating into MSRLECVGSSKVPQKQVAPALLETHMPKAVGAKYFTAAPRSSLPTQAVSNPMKVTPPGRFNVLCAGGVNNISVGFAGPPVILSQDLKMKDNKKSQQSASAVTGGRVFVQPQAQTTPCSMCVHPPAEPLPPLEPEGEEEHTEEEDDDDGEADDDEEEGYRAPLELMAEFLKSVMDKDFVLAKKLCQMILVYEPNNPEAKQFIPLIQERLEREQEEKSQDDDDDCSDSGDEDDSRSDQDSPQSSDSSSSSSSSSSSSDEEEEQERRHKPCPPSHLSP; encoded by the exons ATGAGCAG ACTTGAATGTGTGGGTTCTTCCAAGGTTCCACAGAAGCAG GTGGCCCCTGCACTTCTTGAGACACACATGCCTAAAG CTGTGGGAGCCAAGTATTTTACTGCCGCACCCCG AAGTAGCCTTCCTACACAAGCAGTATCAAATCCTATGAAG GTCACTCCACCTGGGAGATTCAACGTGCTCTGTGCAGGAGGTGTGAATAACATTAGTGTTGGGTTCGCTGGACCTCCTGTGATCCTCAGCCAAGACCTGAAGATGAAGGATAATAAGAAATCACAGCAGTCGGCTTCAGCTGTTACAG GAGGAAGAGTGTTTGTGCAGCCACAGGCCCAAACTACCCCCTGCTCTATGTGTGTTCACCCTCCAGCGGAGCCCCTCCCCCCTCTTGAACCAGAAGGGGAGGAAGAGcacactgaggaggaggatgatgatgatggtgaggcagatgatgatgaggaggagggatacaGGGCTCCACTGGAGCTGATGGCTGAG TTCCTCAAGTCTGTGATGGATAAAGACTTTGTGCTGGCAAAGAAACTGTGTCAGATGA TTCTGGTCTATGAACCAAATAATCCAGAAGCCAAACAGTTCATTCCTCTCATccaggagaggctggagagag AGCAAGAGGAGAAAAGccaagatgatgatgatgattgttcAGACTCCGGTGATGAAGATGACTCTAGGAGTGATCAAGACTCTCCTCAGAGTTCAgacagctcctcctcctcttcctcctcctcatcgtcgtcagatgaggaagaggagcaggagaggagacacAAACCATGTCCACCCTCTCACCTTTCTCCATAG
- the gad1b gene encoding glutamate decarboxylase 1b isoform X1 produces the protein MATSEPTATGGDQDPNSANLRPSSTNYDAWMQGCTRKLGLKICGFLQKNNSLGEEGRLAGSLSERQKNLYSCDNSDRDARFRRTETDFSNMFARDLLPAKNGEEATMQFLLELVGILTNYVRKTFDRSTKVLDFHHPHQLLEGMEGFNLELSDQPESLEQILVDCRDTLKYGVRTGHPRFFNQLSTGLDIIGLAGEWLTSTANTNMFTYEIAPVFVLMEQLTLKKMREMIGWPSGEGDGIFSPGGAISNMYSVMIARYKYFPEVKTKGMAAAPRLVLFTSEHSHYSIKKAGAALGFGSENVVLLSTDERGRVIPADLEAKILDVKQKGYHPLFVNATAGSTVYGAFDPINEIADICEKYDMWLHVDGAWGGGLLMSRKHRHKFSGVERANSVTWNPHKMMGVPLQCSAILVREKGILAGCNSMCAGYLFQPDKQYDVSYDTGDKAIQCGRHVDIFKFWLMWKAKGTIGFEQHIDKCLDLSQYLYDKIRNRQGYEMVFQGVPQHTNVCFWYIPPSLRGLEHNSVEYREKLHKVAPKIKAMMMESGTTMVGYQPQGQKVNFFRMVVSNPAALQSDIDFLIDEIERLGHDL, from the exons ATGGCCACGTCTGAACCGACAGCCACTGGCGGGGACCAGGACCCCAACTCAGCCAATTTACGACCTTCGTCTACAA ACTATGACGCGTGGATGCAAGGCTGCACGCGGAAACTGGGTTTGAAGATCTGTG GGTTCCTGCAAAAGAACAACAGTCTCGGGGAGGAAGGCCGGCTCGCAGGCTCACTCTCAGAACGCCAGAAGAACCTGTATTCCTGTGACAACAGCGACCGGGATGCCCGTTTCCGTCGCACTGAGACCGATTTTTCCAACATGTTCGCGAGAG ACTTACTTCCCGCCAAAAACGGAGAAGAGGCGACTATGCAGTTCTTGTTGGAACTTGTGGGCATCCTCACCAACTACGTCAGGAAGACGTTTGACCGTTCCACCAAGGTTCTGGACTTCCACCACCCTCACCAGCTGCTCGAGGGCATGGAAGGATTCAACCTCGAGCTCTCTGACCAGCCAGAGTCCCTCGAGCAGATCCTCGTGGACTGCAGGGACACGCTCAAGTACGGCGTGCGAACAG GTCATCCACGGTTCTTCAACCAGCTGTCTACGGGGCTGGACATCATTGGGCTGGCTGGGGAGTGGCTCACCTCCACAGCCAACACCAACAT GTTCACCTATGAGATCGCTCCAGTGTTTGTCCTGATGGAGCAGCTGACGTTGaagaagatgagagagatgatTGGCTGGCCCTCGGGAGAGGGGGACGGCATATTCTCACCAG GGGGCGCCATCTCTAACATGTACAGTGTGATGATTGCTCGCTACAAGTACTTCCCAGAGGTCAAGACCAAGGGCATGGCTGCCGCTCCCCGCCTGGTGCTCTTCACATCAGAACAT AGCCACTACTCTATCAAGAAGGCCGGGGCAGCTCTGGGCTTTGGTTCTGAGAACGTGGTCCTGTTGAGCACAGATGAGAG GGGGAGAGTTATTCCTGCTGATCTAGAAGCTAAGATCCTTGATGTCAAGCAGAAG GGTTACCATCCTCTGTTTGTGAATGCTACAGCTGGTTCTACAGTCTACGGAGCATTTGACCCCATCAATGAGATCGCTGACATCTGTGAAAAATACGACATGTGGCTCCACGTAGAc GGTGCATGGGGAGGTGGTCTTCTGATGTCCAGGAAGCATCGCCATAAGTTCAGCGGAGTAGAGag GGCTAACTCTGTCACATGGAATCCTCACAAGATGATGGGAGTGCCTCTACAGTGCTCCGCCATCCTAGTCAGAGAAAAG ggTATTCTGGCAGGCTGTAACTCGATGTGTGCTGGGTACCTGTTCCAGCCCGATAAACAGTATGATGTCAGCTATGACACGGGAGACAAGGCCATCCAGTGTGGCCGACACGTTGACATCTTCAAGTTCTGGCTCATGTGGAAGGCCAAG GGCACTATAGGGTTTGAGCAGCACATTGACAAGTGTCTGGacctgtctcagtacctctacgaCAAGATCAGAAACAGACAGGGATACGAGATGGTGTTCCAGGGAGTG CCCCAGCACACCAACGTGTGTTTCTGGTACATCCCACCCAGTCTGAGAGGCTTGGAACACAACAGTGTGGAGTATCGAGAAAAACTTCACAAG GTGGCGCCCAAGATCAAGGCAATGATGATGGAGTCAGGGACGACCATGGTGGGCTACCAGCCTCAGGGCCAGAAGGTCAATTTCTTCCGCATGGTCGTCTCCAACCCCGCAGCCCTCCAGTCAGACATCGACTTCCTCATTGACGAAATCGAGAGGCTGGGGCATGACCTGTAA